The DNA window tgtaaatatttatgtgaaACCCCATTAAAGAACCTATTACTATTTAAAAGAGATTCTtagctaaatatatatatgcgcATACTCCGTgtaaacgaaacgaaacaatttcgaatgcaatcaTTTTAGCTGTAACTATAAACTGTAATcaaaaatgtaagaaaaatatataaaaatggcttggctatacatacacacacaaggAAATAATTGTACTTTTGATCTTTGGATGGTTTTAAAAactacttttatttatataagcTAATTTACTTTCGGCAGAAAGTATTACcatgcaatttattttgccgtgttttacatttttaaattctgtTTAAAACTATTCATCGGCTTCTGCTATACTTACTGTAAGCTCAACTCCCCCCCaaattttgccatttttcatATACAAAACCGTGAATCTGTTAAGACCTTTGAAGACAATGGGTGGCCAATCGTCGGTAGACACAACGCCATCTTTCACAAAATATTCACCCTTTCGAAAAGGACACATTTCAGCACCGGTAGTGGGTAAATTCGATTCGGTCGATAATACACGGAAATAGGAAATGTAGTAGCGATCAAAAAATTCGCATGGTTTGCTTTTGACATTCACAATTCCTTTGACCCAAAATCCATTCTTAAATGCGTGGGATTCGAAAAGAATTTCATACGTTTCGTCCAAGTCTTCTAACATAGTAACAGTTCCATTTATCTTGCGTTCTCTGCCGAGCAATCGTAGCTGGTATATAAATAGggtttttgtatttccttCAATGGGATCTATCGACTCAAAGCGGACTTCATAGTTGCTTTTCCTTGAGCCctaaaaatgggaaatgaatTTGATATTACATAaagtttcttttatttttattttatttatttttaccacTGAGACTGTCCACAGGATCAAAAATCCTAGTATCCACCATAGAGTCATATTCCTGAATTCAACTAGTCAAATTGCGAAATATTGAGGTCTGACTTCTTAATTTATAGATTTAAGGCAACAAGAGTATGGCATGTCGATCTAATATTTTCCAAATCTAATTACAACTGTGTGTTAATAAGCACTTGTTCTGCTAAAGGGGCATGGCTAGAATTGATGTTGCAAAAGcacgtttttattttagaaaattCAACAAGTGTCATAATAccaaaaacatacaaaaaatcgCAACATTGTTTGCGCATTTTCTTTCCCCAAAAATGAATAACTGGTTTTCCAAGCCAAGCATATATTTATGCTAGGACAAGATATGTTTAAGCATCGGTGGTTCAGTGGTAGAATGCTCGCCTGCCACGCGGGCGGCCCGGGTTCGATTCCCGGCCGATGCAACcgctttttttatattatatatttctaaaTTCAACTAAAAAAGAGTATTattttctggtttttctttaaaatacattttttttgttttgaacaaaattttttacatataaaaaaatttataataaatcttaaaaaatgtatgctataaaaaataattttgaatttaaataaaaatataactcATCAATtgaccccgacgtgatttGAACACGCAACCTTCCGATCTGGAGTCGGACGCGCTACCGTTGCGCCACGGAGTCGTTGTCTACATTCGCGCCAAATGGCCCACATACGAAAAGCCAATAAAGAAAATGCACTTTATAACGTACGTATTTGTACTATTATCTATGTTTTGAAGATAACGTTGACTTTTTTTATGCTCTTAATTCTGTTTTATATAGTATAAACTATATAACCagcaatattttgaaaatttcttgTAGCTCACAATTAAACGGTTGTTGCACACCAGCGCCATCTGCCGCTAACGATGTGCAGCCGGGTATCGATAAGCGCACATGCACATGTATCGAGCGCCGGCACTGCA is part of the Drosophila yakuba strain Tai18E2 chromosome 2R, Prin_Dyak_Tai18E2_2.1, whole genome shotgun sequence genome and encodes:
- the LOC6531052 gene encoding uncharacterized protein LOC6531052, which gives rise to MTLWWILGFLILWTVSVGSRKSNYEVRFESIDPIEGNTKTLFIYQLRLLGRERKINGTVTMLEDLDETYEILFESHAFKNGFWVKGIVNVKSKPCEFFDRYYISYFRVLSTESNLPTTGAEMCPFRKGEYFVKDGVVSTDDWPPIVFKGLNRFTVLYMKNGKIWGGVELTVSIAEADE